From the genome of Papaver somniferum cultivar HN1 chromosome 2, ASM357369v1, whole genome shotgun sequence, one region includes:
- the LOC113350535 gene encoding probable phospholipid-transporting ATPase 4 gives MARTGRKRAKLRFSKLYSFACFQPDVLQTDEQSFSLQGPGYSRIVHCNQPRFHRKKPLNYTTNSISTTKYNIITFLPKAIFEQFRRVANVYFLLAAILSLTPVAPFSAVSMIAPLAFVVGISMAKEAVEDWHRFMQDMKVNSRKVNTHKGDGQFGYKPWQKLRVGDVVKVEKDQFFPADLLLLSSSYDDGICYVETMNLDGETNLKVKRSLEITLPLDDDMAFKDFTGTIRCEDPNPNLYSFVGNLEYERQVYAVDPGQILLRDSKLRNTQYVYGVVIFTGHDTKVMQNSTKSPSKRSTIEKKMDYVIYFLFTLLVLISFISSIGFAAKIKLMYPKAWYMQPEDTSESMYNKSQPGISGILHLITALILYGYLIPISLYVSIELVKVLQAMFINKDLNMFDEISGKPAEARTSNLNEELGQVDTILSDKTGTLTCNQMDFLKCSIAGVSYGVRASEVEIAAAKQIANDQNSGTVTPRTPMSFENRRSDFHGSEIELHRVITSNDRQKEHKASIKGFSFEDIRLMNGNWMKEPTARNIMLFFRILALCQTALPEPNEETGSFTYEAESPDEAAFLVAAREFGFEFCKRTQSTVVIRERYPSGNPEEREYKILNILEFDSKRKRMSVIVQDEDGQILLLCKGADSIIFDRLSKNGRAYEEDTSKHLLEYGEAGLRTLALAYRNLEESEYLAWNSEFQKARTTIGAEREAMLERAADLMEKDLILVGATAVEDKLQPGVPQCIDKLAQAGLKIWVLTGDKMETAINIGFACSLLRQGMKQILITTMNSDMLAQDANKAIRENILMQLTNGSQMIRLEKDPHAAFALIIDGKTLAYALEDDVKHQFLSLAVDCASVICCRVSPKQKAMVTRLVKEGTGKTTLAIGDGANDVGMIQEADIGVGISGVEGMQAVMSSDFSISQFRFLERLLVVHGHWCYKRIAQMVCYFFYKNIAFGLTLFYFEAFTGFSGQSVYDDWYMLLFNVILTSLPVISLGVFEQDVSSEVCLQFPALYQQGPKNLFFDWYRILGWMCNGLYSSLAIFFINISIVSGTFRRGGQNADMAVVGATMFTSIIWAVNCQIALTMSHFTWIQHLFVWGSVCTWYVFLLFYGMMSPLTSKNAYKILVEALAPAPIYWSVTFLVTIACNLPYLVHIAFQRSLHPMDHHIIQEIKYYKKDEEDQHMWRRERSKARQETKIGFTARVDAKIRHLRGRLHKKHSSIFSQNVSSPRSPL, from the exons ATGGCAAGAACAGGCAGGAAGAGGGCGAAGCTTCGGTTTAGTAAGCTTTACAGTTTTGCTTGTTTCCAGCCGGATGTGTTACAAACAGATGAACAGAGTTTTTCTCTACAAGGACCAGGTTATTCTAGGATTGTTCATTGTAATCAACCACGATTTCACCGTAAAAAGCCTCTAAACTATACTACAAATAGTATTAGTACTACCAAATACAATATCATTACATTTCTTCCTAAGGCAATATTCGAGCAGTTCCGAAGAGTTGCTAATGTGTATTTTCTTTTGGCTGCGATTCTGTCTTTGACGCCGGTTGCGCCGTTTTCTGCTGTAAGTATGATTGCACCGTTAgcgtttgttgttggtattagtATGGCTAAGGAAGCTGTGGAGGATTGGCATAGGTTTATGCAGGATATGAAGGTTAATAGTAGAAAGGTTAATACACATAAGGGAGATGGTCAATTTGGTTATAAACCATGGCAAAAGCTTAGGGTAGGAGATGTGGTGAAAGTGGAGAAGGATCAGTTTTTTCCTGCTGATTTACTTTTGTTGTCGTCGAGCTATGACGATGGGATTTGTTATGTGGAGACCATGAATTTGGATGGTGAGACAAACTTGAAGGTCAAGAGATCTTTGGAGATAACACTGCCGTTGGACGATGACATGGCTTTTAAGGATTTCACAGGAACAATCAGATGTGAAGACCCGAATCCTAACCTCTATTCGTTTGTGGGTAATCTTGAGTACGAGCGTCAAGTTTATGCTGTTGATCCAGGACAGATTCTTCTTAGAGATTCGAAGCTCAGAAACACCCAATATGTATATGGAGTAGTTATCTTCACCGGTCATGATACAAAGGTTATGCAAAACTCCACCAAGTCCCCTTCGAAAAGGAGTACAATCGAAAAGAAGATGGACTATGTTATCTACTTTCTTTTTACCCTTCTTGTTTTGATATCATTTATCAGTTCGATAGGCTTCGCGGCAAAGATAAAGTTAATGTACCCAAAAGCTTGGTACATGCAACCTGAAGATACATCAGAAAGTATGTATAATAAATCGCAACCTGGTATCTCTGGCATTCTTCATTTGATCACGGCTCTTATTCTATATGGATATTTGATACCCATCTCACTCTATGTTTCCATCGAGCTTGTGAAGGTCTTGCAAGCAATGTTTATTAATAAAGATCTAAATATGTTTGATGAAATTTCTGGGAAGCCCGCAGAGGCAAGGACATCGAATTTGAATGAGGAGCTCGGGCAGGTTGATACAATACTCTCAGATAAAACAGGTACCTTGACATGCAATCAGATGGATTTTCTGAAATGTTCAATTGCTGGAGTTTCTTATGGTGTTCGTGCCAGTGAAGTTGAGATTGCTGCAGCAAAACAGATAGCCAATGATCAGAATTCAGGAACTGTAACGCCTAGAACACCAATGTCATTCGAGAATAGACGAAGTGATTTCCATGGTTCGGAAATTGAACTTCATCGAGTTATCACTTCTAATGATCGTCAAAAGGAGCATAAAGCTAGTATAAAGGGTTTCAGCTTTGAGGATATCCGCCTCATGAATGGGAATTGGATGAAAGAGCCAACTGCAAGAAACATTATGTTGTTTTTCAGAATATTGGCACTCTGTCAAACAGCACTACCCGAGCCAAATGAAGAAACTGGAAGTTTTACTTATGAAGCAGAATCACCAGATGAAGCAGCCTTTTTGGTTGCCGCTAGAGAATTTGGCTTTGAGTTCTGCAAAAGAACTCAATCAACTGTTGTTATCAGAGAAAGATATCCCTCAGGAAACCCTGAAGAAAG GGAATACAAAATCctgaatatattggagtttgataGCAAAAGAAAGCGAATGTCAGTAATTGTGCAAGATGAGGATGGTCAGATTCTTCTTCTGTGCAAAGGTGCAGACAG CATTATATTCGACCGGTTATCCAAAAATGGGAGAGCATACGAGGAGGATACAAGTAAGCATCTGTTAGAATACGGAGAAGCTGGGTTGCGGACGTTGGCGCTTGCCTATAGGAATCTTGAAGAGTCCGAGTATCTTGCCTGGAATAGTGAATTTCAAAAAGCAAGGACTACTATAGGTGCCGAAAGAGAAGCTATGCTTGAACGCGCAGCAGATTTGATGGAAAAAGATTTGATTCTTGTAGGTGCCACTGCTGTGGAGGACAAACTACAACCAGGA GTGCCTCAGTGCATAGATAAACTAGCCCAAGCTGGTCTTAAGATCTGGGTGCTGACAGGAGACAAGATGGAAACTGCAATCAATATTGG ATTTGCATGCAGTTTACTTCGGCAAGGCATGAAACAGATATTGATAACAACAATGAACAGTGATATGTTAGCCCAAGATGCCAACAAG GCTATCAGAGAAAACATTTTGATGCAACTCACCAATGGATCCCAAATGATCAGGCTGGAAAAAGACCCTCACGCTGCTTTTGCCTTGATTATCGATGGGAAAACTTTGGCTTACGCTTTGGAGGACGATGTGAAGCATCAGTTTTTGAGTTTAGCAGTTGATTGTGCATCTGTAATATGTTGTCGGGTTTCTCCAAAGCAAAAGGCAATG GTAACAAGGTTAGTAAAAGAAGGAACTGGAAAAACTACTTTGGCAATCGGGGATGGTGCAAATGACGTTGGTATGATTCAAGAAGCAGACATTGGTGTTGGCATAAGTGGAGTAGAAGGGATGCAGGCTGTAATGTCTAGTGACTTCTCCATTTCTCAGTTTCGGTTCTTGGAAAGACTTCTTGTTGTTCATGGGCACTGGTGCTACAAGAGGATTGCCCAGATG GTCTGTTACTTTTTTTACAAGAACATAGCTTTTGGCCTCACCTTATTCTACTTTGAAGCGTTCACTGGCTTTTCGGGCCAATCAGTATATGATGACTGGTACATGCTATTATTCAATGTTATTCTCACTTCATTACCAGTCATTTCACTCGGAGTTTTCGAGCAAGATGTTTCTTCCGAGGTCTGCTTACAG TTTCCAGCACTGTATCAGCAAGGACCGAAAAACTTGTTCTTCGATTGGTATCGAATACTTGGGTGGATGTGTAATGGTCTGTATTCATCTCTTGCCATCTTCTTCATTAACATAAGTATTGTCTCTGGCACTTTCCgtagaggaggtcaaaatgctgaCATGGCAGTCGTAGGAGCCACCATGTTCACGTCTATAATTTGGGCAGTCAACTGCCAAATCGCACTTACAATGAGTCATTTCACGTGGATACAACACCTCTTTGTATGGGGAAGTGTCTGTACCTGGTATGTTTTCTTACTCTTCTACGGCATGATGTCACCTCTTACATCGAAGAACGCTTACAAAATCCTCGTGGAGGCCTTAGCTCCAGCTCCCATTTACTGGAGTGTCACTTTCTTGGTGACCATTGCTTGTAATCTTCCATACTTAGTTCACATTGCCTTCCAAAGATCTTTACACCCAATGGACCACCATATTATTCAAGAGATCAAATACTACAAGAAAGATGAAGAGGATCAACATATGTGGAGAAGGGAACGATCGAAAGCAAGGCAAGAAACAAAGATAGGGTTCACAGCAAGGGTAGATGCAAAAATCAGACATTTGAGAGGGAGGTTACACAAGAAACACTCGTCCATATTTTCGCAAAATGTATCTTCGCCAAGGTCCCCTTTATGA
- the LOC113350536 gene encoding casein kinase 1-like protein 2: protein MEPRVGNKFRLGRKIGSGSFGEIYLGTNIQTNEEVAIKLENVKTKHPQLLYESKLYRLLQGGTGIPNVRWFGVEGDYNVLVMDLLGPSLEDLFNFCSRKLSLKSVLMLADQMINRVEFVHAKSFLHRDIKPDNFLMGLGRRANQVYVIDFGLAKKYRDTSTHQHIPYRENKNLTGTARYASMNTHLGIEQSRRDDLESLGYVLMYFLRGSLPWQGLKAGTKKQKYEKISEKKVSTSIEALCRGYPTEFASYFHYCRSLRFDDKPDYAYLKRIFRDLFIREGFQFDYVFDWTILKYQQSQIATPPSRALAPLAGPSAGVPPPVANVERPLGGEEGRQPGWSSTAAHDARRRVSAQGINAGSLSKQKSPVANDSAVTKDPMLSGSTFLGRSGGSSRRVAVSNNRDAVVGSESDPSRPRTTEGSSGALRKALGTPQQRALNVLSSDSKRTSSGRILSNSKTYESTLKGMESLNFDNDERLQY, encoded by the exons atggagcCTCGTGTGGGCAACAAATTCAGACTTGGTCGTAAGATCGGTAGCGGATCATTTGGAGAGATCTATTTGG GTACTAATATTCAGACGAATGAAGAGGTTGCAATTAAGCTT GAAAATGTCAAGACAAAGCATCCCCAATTGCTTTACGAGTCAAAGTTATACAGACTCTTACAAGGAGGAA CTGGAATTCCAAACGTGAGATGGTTTGGTGTTGAAGGGGACTATAATGTTCTCGTGATGGATTTACTTGGACCTAGTCTTGAAGATTTATTCAACTTCTGCAGTAGGAAACTTTCTCTGAAGTCTGTTCTGATGCTTGCAGACCAGATG ATCAATCGTGTTGAATTTGTACACGCCAAATCTTTTCTACATCGAGATATTAAGCCAGATAATTTCCTCATGGGGCTGGGAAGGCGTGCAAATCAG GTGTATGTTATTGATTTTGGTTTGGCTAAGAAGTACAGAGATACTTCAACGCACCAACACATTCCATATAG AGAAAACAAGAACTTGACAGGAACTGCTCGGTATGCAAGCATGAATACTCACCTCGGCATTG AACAAAGCCGGAGGGATGATTTGGAGTCTCTAGGATATGTTCTTATGTATTTCCTCAGAGGAAG TCTTCCCTGGCAAGGACTTAAAGCTGGAACTAAGAAACAGAAGTATGAGAAAATCAGTGAAAAGAAAGTTTCAACATCTATTGAG GCCTTGTGTCGGGGATATCCTACAGAGTTTGCATCGTACTTTCATTACTGCCGTTCACTGCGGTTTGATGATAAGCCAGATTATGCCTATCTGAAAAGAATATTTCGTGATCTTTTCATTCGTGAAG GCTTTCAGTTTGATTATGTGTTTGACTGGACCATTCTGAAGTATCAGCAATCACAAATTGCTACCCCTCCTTCCCGTGCTCTT GCTCCCCTGGCAGGCCCAAGCGCTGGAGTGCCTCCACCTGTTGCCAATGTGGAAAGACCGTTAG GCGGTGAAGAAGGAAGACAACCAGGTTGGTCTTCAACAGCTGCTCACGATGCTCGCAGGAGAGTCTCAGCCCAAGGTATAAACGCAGGAAGCCTGTCTAAGCAAAAAAGTCCAGTAGCTAACGATTCAGCTGTCACTAAAGATCCTATG TTATCTGGCTCAACTTTTTTGGGAAGATCTGGTGGTTCATCAAGGCGTGTTGCTGTTTCTAACAACCGGGATGCAGTTGTTGGTAGTGAATCTGACCCATCTCGTCCTCGAACCACCGAAGGAAGCTCAGGAGCACTACGCAAGGCTTTAGGTACACCTCAACAGAGAGCTTTGAATGTTCTGTCGTCAGATTCCAAGAGGACATCTTCTGGTAGGATCTTATCTAACTCCAAGACTTATGAGTCTACTCTGAAAGGCATGGAGTCTCTGAATTTCGATAATGATGAGAGGTTGCAGTATTAA